GGAAGGCCGCGCTCCCGCCGCCCGCCACCACCCCCATGTCCAGTTCCCCTTCCCCAATCATCTTCTGGATCCGCCCCGAGCCCTCCCCGAGCACGGAGATGCTCAGCTGGGGGTAGCTCCTTTTGAAGTCCCGGAAGATATCGGGAAAGAAGTAGGCGCTGATCATCGGGGTGATGCCGATCCGCACCTCGCCCCTGGTGAGCCCCTTCAGCTCGGCCATCTCCAGCTCGGCGCCGCGCAGGTCGTCCAGGATGCGCCGGGCGTGCCCCTGGAAGATCTCCCCCTCCGCGGTCAGTGACACCTTCTTGTCCTGGCGGTTGAAAAGGACCACGTCCAGTTCCTCCTCCAGTTTCTTCACCGCCATGCTGACGGCAGGCTGTGCAATGCGCAGCGACTCCGCCGCCTTGGTGAAGTTGCTGAGCCGTGCCACCTCGAGGAAATACCGCAACTGCCTGATGTCCATGTCGCCCCCTGACGATAATCAATTACTATCGAAGCGATAAGCATTATATATTTTTCTTATGATTGAGCAAAGGCTATAGTTGCTTCGAAACGGGCAGGCAACAGCAGGGGAGAATCACCAATGGGATCCATCAAGAGCGGCACCAAAAGATACCGGCAGATCAACTGGGCCTTTTTCTTCGCGGGCTTTGTCACCTTCATCACGTTGTACGACGTGCAGCCGCTGTTGCCGGTGTTCACCCGTGAGTTCGGCGTCAGCGCCATGTTCGCCAGCCTGCCGCTTTCGGTCACCTCCTGCGCCCTCGCCATCTCCATGCTGTTCGCCGGCACCATCTCCGAGACGCTGGGGCGCAAGACCGTGATGGTCGCCTCCCTGGTGACCACCTCCGTCCTGGCGTACCTCACCTCCCACACCCAGAGCCTGGAGCAACTGGTCGCCGTGAGGTTCCTGCAGGGGATCGCGCTGGCCGGGCTTCCCGCCGTCGCACTCGCCTATCTCAGCGAGGAGATCGCCCCCGCCTCGCTCACCTCCGCCATCGGCCTCTACATCAGCGGCAACGCCATCGGCGGCATGACCGGCAGGATCTTTACCGCCACCATGGCCGAGGCCACCTCCTGGCGCACGGCCTTGGCCGTAATCGGCGTGGCCTGCTTCGTGTTGAGCCTCTATTTCGCCAGGAGCCTCCCCCCCTCCGAGAACTTCAAGAAGCGCCCCTTCGCGGCGCGCTACCTGTTCAGCTCCTTGTACCGGCAATTGCAAGATCCCGGGCTGATCTGCCTGTACGGTATCTCCTTCCTTATCATGGGGAGCTTCGTGACCCTGTACAACTACATCACCTTCAGGCTTCTGGGTGCGCCGTACCACCTCCCCGCCTCGCTGGTGAGCCTCATTTTCCTGGTCTACATGCTGGGCTCCTTCAGTTCCTCCATGATCGGGGTGCAGGTGGAGCGTTTCGGACGGGGCCGGATGCTTTTTCTCACCATAAGCACCATGGTCGTCGGGGCGCTCTTCACCGTGAGCCGTGACCTGGGCACTATCGTCACCGGCATCGCCATTTTCACCTGCGGTTTCTTCGGCGCCCACACCATCGCCTCCAGTTGGGTCGGCAGCCGCGCCAAAACCGCCCGGGCGCAAGCCGCGTCACTCTATCTCTTCTTCTACTATCTCGGTTCCAGCGTTTCCGGCACCGTCGGCGGTGTGTTCTGGACCTCCTTCGACTGGCAGGGCGTGGTGCTCCTGATCATGGGGCTCCTGGGAACCGGGCTGGTACTGCTGAAATTCCTCACCAGTTGTGCCGAAGGCGACTGCCCCGCCCGCAGCGCCGTTGCCACCCTCGACGTCCTGCGCAGCTAAGTACTCAAGTTCCTGTCGTGCCTGCCGATAAAAGCCTCAGAAGTCAGGAGGAACACGGCATGCAGGAACTTATTCGAGTAGCGGACGGGGTAGCCATCCCCCTGGAAATGTTAGGCACCTGGGACAAGGTCTCCGAGTTGGCGTCGAAGTACGGTCGAGTCTTCGAGGCCGACTTGGGGCGGCTCGGGTTCAACCTGCGTCCCATCTACCATCTCAACAACTACATCGGCGGCGAGCAGGCCATAGCCTTTGGCACAGCCACCTCTTCGAGGCTGCAGTTCGTGCTGCGCCCCGACATCTACAAAGCCATGGTAGGCAGCATAGTTCACTAGGGCGCGGCGTCGCATGGTCCCCCACCGTACGACGCTCTGCCTCCCCCCATCCCCTCTGCTCCTATCATTCCCCTGCTTTCCCTAACTCCCATCATCGCCCACAAGACAAAAAAGATCCCCAAACCCACAAACCCGGTTTTTATGACTTAGGTCAAGGTCGCAGTCGACATTAGCCGTTACAGTCACATCATCGAAGCGGCACACAGGAGCCGATAGCTGCCACAGCGACCGCTTCAATAGATCAAAACGAAACCAGGAGAATGGATGAAGAGCTTTTTGAAAAACCTTTTCGGTATGGGAACCACAACTCAAAACAACGCTAAGGAGGAAGTAATGGACAACATGTTTTGCTACCAGTGTGAACAAGCCGCCAACGGCGGTTGCTCCAAAGTCGGTGTCTGCGGCAAGAAGCCGGAAGTAGCGGCTCTGCAGGACCTGCTCATCTACAACCTGAAAGGGATCGCCTTCTGGGCCAACCTCGCCCGCGAGAAAGGCGCCAAGGATGCAGCCATCGACCGCTTCATGCTGGACGGCCTCTTCACCACCGTGACCAACGTCGACTTCGACGCCGAAGAAATCGCCAAGCTGGTACGTGAAGCAGCCACCCTGCGCAACCAGGCACAGGCGCTCTACGAGAAAGCCAACGGCGCAGCGTACACTGGCACCGTACCCGAGGCTGCACAACCGTTCCACGCCGGCACCACCTCCGAGCTCGTTGCACTGGGCGCCAAGCACGGCGTCAAGAGCGAAGAGATCGACGCCGACGTCCACTCCGTCAAGGAAATCCTCATCTACGGCATGAAAGGCTACGCAGCCTACGCCCACCACGCCCTGGTGATCGGCCTCGAGAACGACGAGATCTACGCCTTCACCCACAAGGCTCTCGCCGCCACCCTCGACCTGAAACTGGGCCTCATGGACTACGTCGGGCTCTCCATGGAGTGCGGCAGGATCAACCTGGTCACCATGGAACTCCTCGACAAGGCCAACACCGACAGCTTCGGCCACCCGGTCCCGACCCCGGTACAGCTCGGCACCAAGGCGGGCAAGGCGATCCTCGTTTCCGGCCACGACCTGCGCATGCTTGAAGAGCTCCTGAAGCAGACCGAAGGCAAAGGGATCAACATCTACACCCACGGTGAGATGCTCCCCGCCCACGGCTACCCGGGCCTCAAGAAGTACGTCCACTTGGCCGGCAACTTCGGCGGTGCATGGCAGGATCAGGCCAAGGAATTCGTTGACTTCCCCGGCGCCATCATCTTCAACACCAACTGCATCCAGCGCCCGGCCGAGAGCTACAAAGACCGTCTCTTCACCTGGGGCCTGGTCCAGTGGCCGGACGTCAAGAACATCAACGGCTGGGACTTCTCCCCGGTCATCGAGAAGGCGCTCTCCCTCCCCGGCTTTGAAGAAGCTCCGGGCAAAGAGATCCTCACCGGCTTCGGGCACAACGCAGTGCTCGGCGTAGCCGACAAGGTCATCGACGCGGTCAAAGCTGGCCAGATCCGTCACTTTTTCCTGATCGGCGGCTGCGACGGCGCCAAAACCGGCCGTAACTACTACACCGATTTCGCCGAGAACGTACCGAGCGACTGCGTCATCCTGACCCTGGCCTGCGGCAAGTACCGCTTCAACAAGCTCGACTTCGGCGACATCGGCGGCATCCCGCGCCTGCTGGACATCGGCCAGTGCAACGACGCCTACTCCGCGATCCAGATCGCCGTGGCCCTTGCCGGCGCCTTCAACTGCGGCGTCAACGACCTGCCGCTCTCCTTCATCCTCTCCTGGTACGAGCAGAAGGCAGTGGCGATCCTGCTCACCCTGCTCCACCTGGGCGTGAAGAACATCAAGCTGGGACCGAGCCTGCCGGCCTTCATCACCCCGAACGTGCTGAACTTCCTGGTCGAGAACTTCAACATCGGCCCGATCGGTACCGCCGAAGGCGACCTGAAGCAGATCCTCGGCTAGTCGAACCAACTGCAGCATGAACAACAAAGGCGGCCCCGGTAACTACCGGGGCCGCCTTTTGTTTTAGCTCTCTCGCTCGGACTCCTCCCCCCGGAGGGGGGAGGCTGGGAGGGGGGAAGAAGGGGGAGGATTCTTACTCTTCTTTCTTGTCCTCATCTGAAACCATTGTCACACTCTCGCAGATGATCTTCTTGCTGTCCTGCATGTCCGAGTATTTGAAGCCGCCGCCCAGCGTGGTCGGCGAGCAGACGTTATCGGGTGAATTGGCATTGACCAGGCAGATCGCGCAGGTCACGGTGGGGTTGTCGGTGAGCTTTTCCACTTCCTGCACCAATCCTTTGCTGTGCAAAAAGCAGATGTGGTGTTCGTGATCCCCTGCGCAGATGCATTTATCGTTGGCGTCCATCGGGTTCCCCCTGTTGTTTTCTCTTAAGCGCCGTCTCTGAAAACGGCACATCGAATATGCTATCCCTTTTGCTTTTCCCTGTCATCTGACAACTTGTCCATCTATCTCCTGCTATTTCTGCATCGGTTTTTTCTTCTGTTTGAGCGCGTCCTTCAGCCGCTGCTGTGCCTGGGCGATCAACATTTGCTGCGTCCCTTCGCCACTGTCGCCTTCCCGCGGCTGGCGCTGCACGTAACTGCCGTCGGGCTGCATGTCCCACGCGGAACGGCGGTCGGCATCGTGGCAATCCAGCACGGTCCGCAACTCCGCGGTCAGTTCGGGCGCGGTGACCGGGCAGAGCACCTCCACGCGGGCCTCCAGGTTCCGTTTCATGGCATCGGCCGATGAGATGAAATATTCCTCGGCACCACCGTTTCTGAAGTAGTAGATCCGGGCATGTTCCAGGAAGCGCCCGACGATGCTGGTGACCCGGATGTTGTCCGACAGCCCCGGAACACCTGGACGCAACCGGCAGGTGTCGCGCACATACAGGTCGATCTTCACCCCCGCCATCGACGCCCGGTACAGCGCCTTGACGATGTCGCCATCCTCCAGCGCGTTCATCTTGAACCGTATCAGCCCGCCCCCGTTTTGCCGGTGCAGCTCCACCTCGCGCTCGATGCGCGTCAGCAGGGCCTTCTTCAAGAGCTTGGGCGCGGGCATAACGGCGCGGTAGTTCCGTTTCGCCGTGAAGCCGGTGGTCAGGTAGTTGAAGAGCTCGGTGACATCCTGGGCGATGGCATCGTCGCAGGTGATGATGCCGACGTCGCTGTAGATGCGTGCCGTTTCGGTGTGGTAGTTCCCCGTGCCGATGTGGACGTAGCGCCTGAGCCCCTGGAAGTCCTGGCGCACCACCAGGATCACCTTGCAGTGGGTCTTGAGGCCGACTACGCCGTAGGTGACGTGGATGCCCGCCTCTTCCATCACCTCGGCCAGGTGGATGTTGGTAGCCTCGTCGAAGCGTGCCTTCAGCTCCACGACCACCGCCACCTGCTTGCCGTTTTGCGCCGCCTGCACCAGCGCGTCGATGATACGCCCCTGGATGGAGGTGCGGTACAGGGTCATCTTGATGGCGCGCACCTTGGGATCGTTGGCCGCCTCGCGCAGGAATCGCTCCACCGAGGTGGAAAAGGAGACGTAAGGGTGCTGCAACAGCACGGAACCGAGGTCGCGGATGGTGTGGAAAATGTTCCGCTCGGCGGTAAGCTGCGGGTGGTCGATCGGGTGGTGCGGCGGTTCGTGCAGGCGCGGGTAATCGAGCTTCGAGATCTCGAAGAGGTCGCGCAGGGCCAGCATGCCGGTAACCTCGAGGACGTCGTTTTCTTCGTCCAGTTCCAGTTCTGCCGCCAGGCGCCCACGATGCAGCGGCTCCATCCCCGCTCCCACCTCGAGCCGGACGATGGGGGCGAACTTGCGCTCCTTCAACTCCGACTCGATCATGGACATCAGGTCGTCCGCTTCTTCCTCGTCCTTCTCGGTGTTGGCGTTCCTGGTGACGCGGAAGATCTCGCAGGAGACGATGAGCATGCCGGGGAACAGCATGTCCAGGTTGTTCATCATCACCTGCTCGATCGGGATGAAGTGGTCACCTTTGCCGACCCGGATGAAGCGCGGCGTCCCCAGGCCGATGGGCACCTTGACCCGCGCCAGGGTGTGCTCGCGCGATTTCGGGTAGCGCAGCGTCACCAGGAGGTTGAGCGAGAGATTGGAGATGAACGGGAAGGGGTGGGCAGGGTCGATCGATTGCGGCGTCAGCAGCGGGTAGATGTTGCTGTAGTAGTGCTCGCGTAACTGCTTCTTCTCTTTGGGGGACAGGGTGTCATAGCTCTCGATGACGATCCCCTTCCCTTCCAGCAGTTCCCGCACTTGGCGGAAGGCCTCCCGCTTGGTGGCCTCGATCTCCCGGACCGAGGCATTGCATTCGACGACCTGCTGGCGCGGCGTCCGGCCGTCCAGGGTCAGTTCGTGCAGCCCCGCGCCGATCTGCTGCTTTAAGCCGCCGATCCTCTTCATGGCGAATTCATCGAGGTTGGAACTGACAATGGCTATGAACTTGAGCCGCTCCAACAATGGGGTGCGCTCGTCCATCGCCTCGTGCAGCACGCGGCGGTTGAACTCGAGCCACGTCAGCTCGCGGTTCAAGAACCAGCGGCTCTCGCCCAGATCAAACTCCGGGGGCTCGATCCCGTTGGCATCTTTGGGCTTGGGCGGCTGATTCGCGCCCGGCTTTACCGCCTTGGCAGCCTTGGGCTTGGCAGCCTTAGTCTTGGTCGTCTTTGACTCGGCAGCCTTGGTAGATTTGGTCGCTTTGGCGGCTTTGGTCCCCTTCGCGTCCCGGGTTGCCTTGTCATCAGCCTTGGGAGTTTTCCCCATCTTGGATGGTTTGGCGCCCTTTGCTTTGCCAGCCTTCCCCCCTTTTCCCGGCTTCGCCACCTGCTGCACCCCCGTGGGCTCTTGCCGGCCAGCGGCGCCGACCGGGGCCGAAATCACCGTCACAGTACCGTCAATGAAATGGGGATTGTTCTCTGAGGGATGGTCGGCTGACTCAAGATCCCGCATCCCGTGGATTTCCGGAATATCCAGCACGCTCTGAACGGGAGGCTGTTGCTCGTCTATGAGGTTGAAGACGTCCTCTTCTTGCTGAATCTTCTGGGGTACGACAGGCTTGGTCTCCATGACCTTACTCTCCGGAACTGTAGGATAGTAATTATTATTTCATTATTATCTAACTTAGGCAACTGGCTCACCAGTATTGCCTACCATGGAAAGAGAAAGCCCCCCGCCGGTGCTGTTGGTATGTCACCGATTCGGGGGCCTTTCCCTGTTGCCGTTACCGATTTTGCTTCTTTATTCCACAGGCGGAATCTTTCGCGCCCGGGCCGCCCTCTTTCTCAATATCTTCATAACCTCAGCCGAACTTAGTTCTCTCTCCTTCTGCTTGCGCCGCTCCACGATGACCACAACCGGCGCTCCATCTTCCTTGCCATCCCTTTCACCCATGGTCCACCTCCAGCTGCGGCGCCATCTGCGCCGCAGCATCCGGTTAATGGCAAACATTTTATCTTCATTGCCCCTCCCCGCCACCCTCTGCGTCAATTTGCTTATCCAGTGCCCGCCTCTATAATCCTTAGGTCCAATCACAGCCCCCAAGGAAACCAATGAAGATACTCCTTTTGGCCATGCCGGACGCCGCCAACAACTTCCACCGCATCATCAAGGTCCCCAACCTGGGGCTCTGTTCGATCGCGGCCCATCTCAAGCTGCACGAGGTGAAGGTGGTGGACCTGGTGCTGGTGCATCGCGACATCAAGGCGTGGCTGCAGCGCTTCCTGTGCGAGTTCCGCCCAGACGTGGTCGGCATCAGCAGCATGAGCTTCCAGTACGAAAGCGCCCTCAAGGTGATGTCTATCTGCCGTGCCAGCCTCCCCCACGTCAAGCTGGTGCTGGGGGGGTACCACGCCACGCTCGCCTACCGGGAGCTCTGCCAGGATGCGTCCCCTTTTGACTTCCTGGTGCGCGGCGAGGGGGAGCACGCCTTCCCGGCGCTACTGGAGGCGCTGGATGGACAACGCTCCTTCTTCGATGTCCCCGGCCTGTCGTGGCCCCGTCATGGCACGTTCGTCCACAATCCCACCGCTGGTTTGGCGGATCTGTCCCAACTCCCCCTGCCGGCCCGCGAAGCCCGCGTCCTCGACGGCTTCACCTATTTCGACCGCAAGCTCGATTGTGTCGAGACATCGCGTGGCTGCACCATGACCTGCACGTTCTGCTCGATCACCGGGATGTACGGAGCCAGCTTCCGCTGCCATCAGATCGATCGGGTCATCAAGGACCTTAAGGTCCTGCAAAAAAGGGGAACCCGGACCGTGCTGTTGGTGGACGACAACATCACCCTGGACAGCCGCCGCTTCACTATGCTCGCGCAGGCAATCGTGGAGCACGGACTGAACAGCATGGAGTACCTGGTGCAGGCCTCGGTGGCTGGCATCGTCGCCGATCCCGAGCTGATACCGGCGCTCGCGAAGGCGAACTTCGCCCTGGTGTTCCTGGGCATCGAATCGGTGCTCCCGCAAAACCTGGCCCTCTTTAGGAAGGGGGACATCAGGGCTAAAACGGAACGAGCGGTGGGCTTGCTGCGGCAGCACGGCATCGGCGTGATGGGGGGATTCATCATCGGCAACCCTGACGACGGCCCCGAGGAGATCCGGGAGGTTTTCCGCGCCTCACGCCGGCTGGGAATCGACCTCCCCTACGTGCAGTGCGTGACCCCGTATCCCGGTACCAGAATCAGGGAGGAACTTTTGCAGGCGGGCCTGGTGACCAACCCCGACCGGCTGAGCAGGTACACCGGCTTCATGTGCAACGTGAGGACGAAACGGCTGACCGTGGGGCAATTAAACCGGATCATGAATTGGGAGAACCTGAAGGCTTTTCTGAGCCCAGCCATGTTCGTCGGCAACTACTTCGTCAGGAAGCGCGAAAAAGGCGGACTGAAAGTACTCCTGAACAACCTGGACTTGGTCCGTGGCTTTTTCACCGGCGACCAATTCCGCTCGCGACACAGGTTCTGAACGGGGCCCCAGATTTAAGCCTTCCTTAACAGGCAAGCATGCGCCGAGAGGCCGGCGCCGTAAGCGAGGAGGACGCACCACTGACCGGCGCCGACGCCCTCCTGCAGCATCTCGTCCAGCACGAACCAGACCGTGGGAGAGGACATGTTGCCGTATTGGTACAGGACCCGCCGCGTCGCTCGGAGCAGCTCTTCCGGTATCCCCACCTGATCCCGCACCGCGTTGATCACCTTCTCCCCACCGGTGTGCAGTGCCCACCCTCCGATGTCCTTTTTGCTGAGCGCCGACAAGGCGAGCAGATCGTCCACCACGTCGGCCGCGGCCTTGCCGACCAGCTTGGGAAGGTCGGTCGACAACTGGTTGTGCAACTGCCCACCTTTGTGCACGAACCGTATCGCCTCCCGCTGCTCCGGTACATAACGCCCGGTCGAGCTGTGCAGTTCGAAGCCGGTCGGCTTTTCCCACAGCACCGCTGCGGCGGCTCCATCACCAAAAAGGGCGTTGGACAAGATCAGGCTCAGGTCGTTGCCCATTTGGAACGCGGCGCTGCAGATTTCCACCGCGACACTCACCACAACCCCACCTGTCATCCTCAGTATCGACTCCGCCACCTGGAGGTTTGGAATGGCGCCGCCGCAGCCGCTGCCGACCAGGTCGTACAGCCGGGCCCGGGGGGAGAGCCCCAGGCGTTGCGCCAGGTAGGTCGAGATCCCGGGACAGATGTATCCGGTGCAGGTGTTGACCACCAGCCCGTTCACCTCCTGAACGGAGAGTCCCACCTTTTCCAGTGCCCCGGTCACCGCCTGGGCTGCCAAGTTCACCGACTCACGGGTGAAGCGCTCCACCCTCTCGTCTTGGCTTTCCTCGAAGATGCGGCCAGGATGGTCCACGGCGAAATGCCGCTTCGCGATGCTCGGGTGCTCGAAGGTGGCCCGGATCAGCCCCATGCTCCTCGGAGTGAGAGTTTCCTTGAAGTGCTCCCGGACCAGGTCGGCCGCAGATCTCTGGCTTACACTGAAATGGGGTACGGCTGACACTATCGACGCGACGTAGGCTCTTGCATTGGTCATTCTCCCCTCCTCCCTGCCATGCCCCACAGTGTGCCGGAGTACATATCATCGAAAGCGTTCTGGTACAGCTGCAGCATCTCCCGCCGGTACCCTTCATCGACCCGCACGGCGCGCCTGGTCCAGTTTTCACAGTAGCCGCACCGGGAGCAATCGCTGGTCCGGCAGTCGATCTCCCTGATGCCGTCCAGGAAGCCGTCCAAAAGCCTGTTGTCGATGTAGACCGGGTCCCAGTCAAGCTCCGCCACCAGGCCGCGTTTCTCTGCCAGCCGCTTCAGGCGGAATAGGCCCGTCTGCCTCACCGCCATCGGCCTGAAGAAGAACTTGGCGAACCGCCTGACGTCCAACAGACCGCCCCCCTTCGTCGAAGATTTCTTGTAGCCATAGGGCTGGATCAGATCCAACAGGTTCCCCTCGAAATATCCCTCCGCATAGGCCCGCACGCGGGCCGCCAGCACCGCAGTCGGCGCACCGCGCTCCAGGATCTTGAAGGAGCTGAAGCCGAGGTCGGTATATGCCTTGAGATCCTCCGGCCTGATGAACTCGGAGCGCAGATAGTGCGACGGGTCGGCGAGTTTGAGGGCGGAGCATTTGAGCGCGCAGTAGTCGATCATGAAGCCGCCGGTCGCGTGCCCCTGCTGAGAGGCATGGGAGAGGTTCACCATGTGCTGCCCTGACAGCGGGCAGAAGATGAGGCAATTGGAATTGGCGATCAGCTGCAGCTCCAGCCCGACCGCCTCTCGGATCGAGCGCAGCACGGCAAAGTCGCGGTTGACCGCGATCGATTCCAAGGTGATGCAATCCGCCCCGAGATCTTCCCAGAACTTCGCCTTCGCTACGCAGTCGACCCGGGCGTAGACGCCGACGCGCACCTTGAGGCGCGGATACCGCTTCTTGATGATGGGGAGCAAAAAGGGAAGGGAAACCGTGACTGACGTGACGCCGCACTCCTCCACGAAGCAGAGCAGACACTCCAGCTCTGCCTGGCCTCTGCGGATGAACTCCCGGTTGTCCATGCAGGCGGGGTTCAACAAGTAATTGAAAGCAATGCCGCGGCGCGCCGCGTCCTGTACGTGCGCCCGGAACCGCGCCTTGGTCAGGGGCGCCAGCATGAACGACGCTCGGCCGCCCCCGACGCTGTCGGCAGGGAGCTTGCCAAACAACTCTGCAACCGGAAACCCATCCAGCGCCGGCAGGAGGTCGGCTTCAAAATTGGTGGCAACGGAAAACTTCATAAGCTCTTCCCTGAAACGACCAGCAGCCAGAAAGGCTCGCGGTGCACCTCGACCGAGGCCGCTCCAGCCTTCACCGCCCATTCCCTAAGCTCGTCGTCGGTAAAGGCCTTAAGGACAGAAAGTGGGCCGTCGTAGCGGGTCATCCGATTGCTGGTGAAGATCCTGGTGAGCAGGTAGATGAGGCTGTAGGCGATCCAGCTCCTGCGCAGGTCCATGACGATGAAGCCGCGCCGTGCCACCCGGAGCATCTCCCTCATGACCGTTACCGCTTCCGGCTCCTTCAGGTGATGCAGCGTCTTGCTGCAGAGCACGATATCGAAGCTGTGGTCTCGAAAAGGGAGTTGCAGGGCGTCCGCCACCAGCAACTTGATCTCGGGATATCCGGAAGCATATTCGCGTGCGATTTCAAGGACCCGGCTGTTGAGGTCGAGGCCCGTCACCTGCATGTCGATCCCGTTCTTTCTGCCCCACTCCACCAGGGCAACAGGGAGATCAGCCGAACCGGTCGCGACGTCGAGCACGGAAATCTGCCGCCGCCCGTCTATCTTCCTGGAGAGGTGCTTGAACAGCGCCCGGGTGTCACCCAGGTAGCGGTTGACCATCCTCAGGTCGGCGAGGCTCCCGGCCAGTTCCTCCTGGGTGCACACCTCGGGAGGAAGATCGAGAAACTCGAGGGCCGTTCTTTTGCGGGGGATGAAGGACATAGCGCTCAAAAACCTCCACGTACAATTACCGCCGTACCGTACCACCCTCCCCCCGCCACTTGAGCACCCTTTTGGCATATCCGGCGTAGCGCCAGAAAGGGGTCGGCAGGCCGACAGCGGTGCCGATACGACGCAGGGTGCCCAGTACCGGGGCCTGGGTATCGGTGAGGTGGATACAGCGGCCATGACGTACACCTTGGTCCAGGAGGACCCGGGCCCGTTCCGGGGTGAGCTTTGGGGAGAAATAGAAAGACGGCATCAGCAGGTCGTCGTCCGCCTGCAGCGTCCCCTCCCGCAGCGCGAGCCGATGCAGCCCCGTTCCCGGATAAATACGTATTCCCGTGGTGATGAAGGCCGCGTCCTTGCTGCCGACGTGGCGGTTCAGAAAGGCCACCGTCCGCCCCAGCGTCTCTTCGTCCTCCTGGGGCGCACCGATGAGGAAACACCAGAGCGCCCGTAGTTGGGAACGGCCCAACAGCTCCGCGGCGCGGTTCACCTCGTCCTCGTCAAAGCCCTTCTGCAACGCCGCCAACGTGGCTCCTGCTGCACTTTCAGGGGTGATCACGAGGGAGGTCATCCCGGCGCGCTCCATGAGGCGCAGCTGCCCCGCTGTCAATCGTTTCGGGGATAGAGAGGAGGCGCAGAAGCGTGCCTTCATACCACGCCTCAGTACCTCTTCCAGCAGCAACTCCAGGTAACCCTCCGGCTCGTTGAAGATGCTGTCCACGAACTCGAACTCCCGCGCTGTGGTGCGACGCATGGACTCCATGATTTCATCCACCACCTCGACCGGGTCCCGCACCCGCCAACTCGATCCTTCTATCATGCGGTAGGTGCAGTAAAGGCAGCGCTGGGCGCAGCCCCGCTTGCCCTGCACGGGGAGCACCGGTTCCTGCGCCAGGTACTTCCCAGCATCGACCCAACCGTGCAACCGTGGCATCACGTACGCCTCGCCGGCTACCGCAGCGGCATCATCTTGTCGCCGCTGCGCTCCCGTCCTGGACACCACCCCCGCCACCTGGCCGGCTGCGTCGGCATCCGGCGCGCTGAAAAACTGCACGGCAGCCACCTCACCCTCCCCCACCACGGCATAATCAAGATCCAAATATTCCAGGACCTGGTGTGGCAGGATGCTGACCCCGGCTCCTCCGATCAGGATCCGGGCGTTGGACCGCGCCTTGATCAGGCGCACCACGTCCCGTAGTTCCGGCAGGTACGACTTGGGTGCGAGCAGGTTACAGTTGTCAAGATTCCTGACGGAAAGGCCGATGCCGTCCGGGGCGAAGCCCGCCAGGGCATCGGCGACGGCAGTCAGCGGGTCCGGCAGGAAACAGAGATCGAGTAACTTGACGTGGAAGCCCGCCAGCCGCAGCGCTTCGGCCACCCAGGCTGCCCCGATGGGAACCGCCGGTTGCGGGGCGGTCTCCCGATTCGTGCTTATCATGAGGATTCGGGACGACACGTGGTTCATACTCCGGTACTGTACTCTATGGTCGCCTAGCAGGTTGAAAAAACCATTGAATGCCATAAGTACCGGGAGTACAATGGTTCTTATGGAGGGACGCAACAACCAACATCTCTGACAACTAACTCAAAAACAACTCCAGATGCATGAAGCGACATCTGGGGTTGGTAACTGACGTCCGGTAGGCCAAGCCGAAAGGCTCATAGATCTCGTCCGTTATGGCATAAAAAGATCTG
The sequence above is a segment of the Geomonas agri genome. Coding sequences within it:
- a CDS encoding B12-binding domain-containing radical SAM protein, with product MKILLLAMPDAANNFHRIIKVPNLGLCSIAAHLKLHEVKVVDLVLVHRDIKAWLQRFLCEFRPDVVGISSMSFQYESALKVMSICRASLPHVKLVLGGYHATLAYRELCQDASPFDFLVRGEGEHAFPALLEALDGQRSFFDVPGLSWPRHGTFVHNPTAGLADLSQLPLPAREARVLDGFTYFDRKLDCVETSRGCTMTCTFCSITGMYGASFRCHQIDRVIKDLKVLQKRGTRTVLLVDDNITLDSRRFTMLAQAIVEHGLNSMEYLVQASVAGIVADPELIPALAKANFALVFLGIESVLPQNLALFRKGDIRAKTERAVGLLRQHGIGVMGGFIIGNPDDGPEEIREVFRASRRLGIDLPYVQCVTPYPGTRIREELLQAGLVTNPDRLSRYTGFMCNVRTKRLTVGQLNRIMNWENLKAFLSPAMFVGNYFVRKREKGGLKVLLNNLDLVRGFFTGDQFRSRHRF
- a CDS encoding type III polyketide synthase, translated to MTNARAYVASIVSAVPHFSVSQRSAADLVREHFKETLTPRSMGLIRATFEHPSIAKRHFAVDHPGRIFEESQDERVERFTRESVNLAAQAVTGALEKVGLSVQEVNGLVVNTCTGYICPGISTYLAQRLGLSPRARLYDLVGSGCGGAIPNLQVAESILRMTGGVVVSVAVEICSAAFQMGNDLSLILSNALFGDGAAAAVLWEKPTGFELHSSTGRYVPEQREAIRFVHKGGQLHNQLSTDLPKLVGKAAADVVDDLLALSALSKKDIGGWALHTGGEKVINAVRDQVGIPEELLRATRRVLYQYGNMSSPTVWFVLDEMLQEGVGAGQWCVLLAYGAGLSAHACLLRKA
- a CDS encoding U32 family peptidase, giving the protein MKFSVATNFEADLLPALDGFPVAELFGKLPADSVGGGRASFMLAPLTKARFRAHVQDAARRGIAFNYLLNPACMDNREFIRRGQAELECLLCFVEECGVTSVTVSLPFLLPIIKKRYPRLKVRVGVYARVDCVAKAKFWEDLGADCITLESIAVNRDFAVLRSIREAVGLELQLIANSNCLIFCPLSGQHMVNLSHASQQGHATGGFMIDYCALKCSALKLADPSHYLRSEFIRPEDLKAYTDLGFSSFKILERGAPTAVLAARVRAYAEGYFEGNLLDLIQPYGYKKSSTKGGGLLDVRRFAKFFFRPMAVRQTGLFRLKRLAEKRGLVAELDWDPVYIDNRLLDGFLDGIREIDCRTSDCSRCGYCENWTRRAVRVDEGYRREMLQLYQNAFDDMYSGTLWGMAGRRGE
- a CDS encoding methyltransferase domain-containing protein; the encoded protein is MSFIPRKRTALEFLDLPPEVCTQEELAGSLADLRMVNRYLGDTRALFKHLSRKIDGRRQISVLDVATGSADLPVALVEWGRKNGIDMQVTGLDLNSRVLEIAREYASGYPEIKLLVADALQLPFRDHSFDIVLCSKTLHHLKEPEAVTVMREMLRVARRGFIVMDLRRSWIAYSLIYLLTRIFTSNRMTRYDGPLSVLKAFTDDELREWAVKAGAASVEVHREPFWLLVVSGKSL
- a CDS encoding B12-binding domain-containing radical SAM protein — protein: MISTNRETAPQPAVPIGAAWVAEALRLAGFHVKLLDLCFLPDPLTAVADALAGFAPDGIGLSVRNLDNCNLLAPKSYLPELRDVVRLIKARSNARILIGGAGVSILPHQVLEYLDLDYAVVGEGEVAAVQFFSAPDADAAGQVAGVVSRTGAQRRQDDAAAVAGEAYVMPRLHGWVDAGKYLAQEPVLPVQGKRGCAQRCLYCTYRMIEGSSWRVRDPVEVVDEIMESMRRTTAREFEFVDSIFNEPEGYLELLLEEVLRRGMKARFCASSLSPKRLTAGQLRLMERAGMTSLVITPESAAGATLAALQKGFDEDEVNRAAELLGRSQLRALWCFLIGAPQEDEETLGRTVAFLNRHVGSKDAAFITTGIRIYPGTGLHRLALREGTLQADDDLLMPSFYFSPKLTPERARVLLDQGVRHGRCIHLTDTQAPVLGTLRRIGTAVGLPTPFWRYAGYAKRVLKWRGEGGTVRR